The genomic interval GCGTAATTTTGTTCTTTCCATTGCCGCACCGATATGTAGAGCTAAATAACCAATCTCATTTTCATCCATTTCAATCCCTGTGTACTCTTTGATGGCAAGCCCTGCAATAATTCCAGCTTCATAGGCAAGTGGATAGTTGTTTTTAATCTCATTCAGCATCGGGTTTCTAATATTCATCCCATATTTAATCCGATTAACTGCTGGCTTCAAATGCATACTCATTCCAAAGATAAGCTCTTCATCTTTTTCAATCCCTAAATCTAATTTCTCTTCCATTTTTGACAAGACAAAGTGAACTAGCTGAAGAATATCATCTTCAATGACATGATCAATATGGCCTTTTTTCTGTGTAACAAGCTTTGTTCCAAGTAAGTGCATGGCAATATAGGCAATCTCTGCTTTAGGGAACTTATTTTGATAAAGTTTCTCTACTTCTTTCACAATTTCATTCGCCACATGATATTCCCTTTGTTGTTCAATTTCATCCATATCTGCATGAAGTATCCCTACATAATGGCCACTAACAATTCGCTTTTGGGCAATGACAATATGAATGAATAAATTGTTTATAGCAATATCAGAAAGGGTTATTTGGTACTTCTTTATTTGTTTTAAAATAATGTCTTGAATAGCTGCCATGTTTTCATCCTCAAAAATGGAGGGAAGCGGATTATCTATTGTATTTGTTGTCTGTTTTTTTCGATCAAGTACATATTCTGATAAACAAAAGCGAACCTTTATTTCATCTCCAACTGCTTTAAGTCCATAATTCGGTCTTGCCTCTAATGTAATGTCATACTTTTGTAGAATCTCTTTCACGTTCTTAATATCTTGTTGAATCGTGGACTTACTTACAAATAATTCATCTGCTAGATCATCTAATTTAAGATAATGATCATTTAATAAAAACCGGATAATTATATAGTTCACCCTATCCTCTGGTGTTTTAGGTATACCCACATGGGATAGAGTGTTTTCTACAAAGATAGAATGTAAGTATTGCTGGAAGACAGGCTTATCCCAAATCTCCAACGTATAGCCTTTTGATATAACAGAGATTATTTTGGCACCATGATTGTTTAATAAGGCATCTAAGTTTTTGATATCTTCTCTCGTCGTTCGAGCCGTCACATGATTAACAGTAGCTAAATATTCACCTGTAACTGGTGTATCCGCTGCCAATAATTCACGTAAAACTTGTTTCATTCGGGAGCTTAACAAAATAAAGTCTCCTTCCTTTTATAATTTTACATATAATTGCTTAAGACTATTTAACAAGGCATATTACAAATAGCCGCAGTCTGAATATATTTCGCTTACCAAGAGGAGAATGCTAAACCTCTCCTATAGGAGTCTTCTTATAATTCAGGTTTTCTTAAACGATAATCCTTTGAAAACAATATTACTCAAAAAGGTTCTGATCTCCATCTTTGATCAGAACCTATCCTTTATATCATTAAGAAATTATATCAGAAATGATTAAAAATTCATCTAAAACCCATTGTTTTTTGCTACATTTTTAAACCAATAAGCACTTTTCTTTGGGGTTCTTTGCTGTGTCTTTATGTCTACTGAAATGAAACCATAACGATTTTTATAAGCATTAGACCAAGACCAGTTATCCATGAATGTCCATAGATGATATCCTTTTACATTACAGCCTTCTTCCAGGGATTTATGCAGCCATTGTAGATGGCCTTCAATGAATTCAATTCGATAGTCATCTTGAATTTGACCGTCTTTCAAGAAACGCTCTTCATCTTGAACTCCCATCCCATTCTCAGAAATAAAGGACTCCACATTCCCGTAATTTTCCTTTAAATTCACCATAATGTCGTAAATCCCTTTTTCGTAAATTTCCCAACCACGATAAGGATTCATCTTTCTGCCTGGCATCTCATAAGAATCAAAGAACCATTCTGGCATAAACGGACTATATGGATTTGGTAAATGTTCTTTTGCTTTTACTCTGCGCGGCTGATAATAGTTAACACCAAGGATATCCACTGTATTTTCCTTTAGTAATTCTAAATCCCCTTGTTCTACATTTGGCAGTTGTCCATGTTCACGTAGTATTTCTACTAATTCCTTTGGATATTCGCCGAGAACAGCTGGATCTAAGAAGCTTCTATTAAAGAATAAATCACAAATATTTGCTGCCTTTAAATCATATGGATTTTGGCTTCTTGGATACGAAGGTGTTAAATTCAAGACAATCCCAATTTTCGTGTCATTGTCTTTATTCCAGCCTCGAAAAGCTTGGACTGCTTTTGCATGAGCTAATACAGTATGATAAGCAACTTGTGCAGCCTTTTTAAAATCTACAATATTCGGATAGTGGAAATCGTACAAGTATCCACCTTCTACAGGAACAATCGGCTCATTAAAGGTAAACCATTTTTTCACACGATCACCAAATAGTTGGAAGCACTGCAAAGCATATGATTGATAAGCATCAACTACTTCACGATTTTCCCAGCCACCGATGTTCTGCATTTCTAGCGGCATATCGAAATGATACAGGGTAACGAATGGTTCGATTCCATTAGCTAGCAGCTCGTCTATTACATTATTATAAAAGCTTATAGCTTCTGGATTAACTTCTCCCCGTCCGTTCGGAATTAATCTTGACCATGAAATAGATAAGCGGAAAGAATTATGCCCAATTTCTTTCATCAATTGAATATCTTCTTTATATTGATAATAGAAATTAGAAGTAGTTTCTGGTCCCACGTTATCAAAAAAGCGATTTGGCTCTGCCTCATACCAATGATCCCAAATGTTTTTTCCTTTGCCTGCTTCATTTGCTGCGCCTTCTATTTGTGTTGCAGATGTGGCACTTCCCCACCAAAAACCTTCAGGAAATTTGTATTGAACAGTCATTTTGAGAAACCTCCAACTTATTTATTACGATAGATTTCTATTATCTCCGTAGCTAAATCGCGAACAGTAATTGCTGTCATTAGATGATCTTGAGAATGAACTAAAATAACATTCACACCAGCACCATTTCCACTCGCTTCTTCTTGAAGTAGTTTCGTTTGAAAACCATGCGCTTTTCCAAGCTCCGCACTCGCTTCTTCTAATAATCGATCCGCCTCTTCAAAGTTTCCTTCTTTTGCCTCTTGTATTGCTTCCATCGCACATGAACGACCATTTCCAGCGAAAAGAATAATTTGAAAAGCTATTTCTGTCATTTTGTTATCTGTTTCCATCCCTGTCACTCCATTCTCTAATACTAAAGGGGTTTACACTTATGCTTTACTTAAGGTGAAACCCCTTGTTTTCATTTAGATTCCTGCTCGATGCTTCTTATTTTTTATCCCTTTTTTTCTGTTTCATAATAATTTTTATCTAATACTTTTAAGAACGGCCACCAAATAAGCATTACAACAACTAAGTTAAAGATTTGTAGTGCTGCCCCTCTCCAATCATTACCTGTTGCTAAAAATCCACTAATACCAATTGGCGTTGTCCATGGAACAATGATTCCTGCTGGCTTTGGAACAATACCAGCTGACATAGAAAGATAAGTAATTACCGTTACAACTACTGGTGCTAATAGCCAAGGAATAAGAACTAACGGGTTCATGATTATTGGTAATCCAAAAATAATTGGTTCATTTACGTTAAATATCCCTGCTGGTCCACCTAGTTTGCCTAGTTCTTTTGTTTGTCTGCTCTTACCGATTAGGAAGATAAGGATAACAACACCTAGTGTCATTCCTGTACCACCCATACCAACTAAGAATGTATCCATAAATTGCTTTGTAACAACGTTTGGAAGCTCTGTTCCTGCTTGGAAAGCACTAAAGTTTTGGTCATTCAACGCATACCAGATTGGATCTAGTACAGAGTTCATAATAATTTGACCATGTAAACCAAAGAACCAGAATAATTGAATTAATAATACAACTACGATTGTTGCTGGTAGACTACTACCTAAAGCAGTTAATGGCTCTTGGATAATCGTATAAATAAAGTTCTGTACTGTTTCAAAAGGTGTAAAGCTAAATAAAATACGAATGATTAAAAAGATTGTTAATGTTAATGTAATAGGAATCAATGCACTAAATGATCTAGATACAGATTCTGGTACCCCTGGAGGCATTTTAATCGTTAAGTTTTTCTTCACAAATAAGCGATATAGCTCTGCAGATAGAAATGCAGTGAAAATTCCTAAAAACATCCCTTGTGCACCTAAAATCGCAGTTGGGATAACACCTGTTACTTCCCCTAATTCTTGCGGATTTAAGATAAGAAATGATGCTACACCAACTACTGCACCATAAATTGCTTCTAGACCATAATGTTGCGTCAATTTATATCCTATCCCCATTATTACGAATAGCCCCATTATACTTAATGTTGCAGCAGATGCTGGTCCTAACGCATTTTGGTAGGATGCATATGCCTCTGGACTAATCCATTTATCTAGGAAAGGAAAGTTAGCAATTACAACAAAAATCGAACCGAAAATGATTAGCGGCAAAGCAACCATAAAACCATCACGTAATGCTGCTAAATAACGATTGTTGTTCAATTTTTCAGCAATTGGCAACAGAATATTTTCCAAAACCTCCATAAATTTATTCATAAGGTTTTCCTCTCTTCCTTCTATTAGTAAGTGTTTTCATTCTAGAATAAACTTTTACTTATTATTCTCGATTAATTCTAATGCTTTATTTAATACTGCTAAACCATCAATGCGTCCGTAAGCGATGGGATCAATAACATCTAATGGAATACCAACTGTTTCAGCAGCAGCAGCAAGCTTCTTTTTCAAAAAGCGCATTTGTGGACCAATTAAAAGTACATCTGCACGTTCCATATCTGTTTGTGCTTTATCTTGAGCAACAGCCCAAATTTCTACTTCCATTCCTTTTTCTTTTGCAGCATCTCTCATTTTTGAAACTAATAAACTAGTAGACATACCTGATGAACAAGCTAATAAAATTCTTTTCATTTTAATGACCTCCGAGTTAATTTATTTTAAGTAAAATTATTTATTTATGATTACTACGCTTTTATCTTACAATGAAAACACTTTCAACTTAACATATTGTTTTTCCGTCTAAAGGAGGAAATGAAATGTTAGCACTTTCATTTTTCCTTACAATGGAATTTTCGCCTTGCTAAAAAAGGGGGGACCATCAAAAAACCCAGAAGCAATATACTTTGCTCCTGGGTTTTTTGCTTTACTCTTTTTCTTCATAACGGAAATATTTAAAGTCAGCCGGTATGTTTTGGCCGCTTGTATCTTGACATTGCATTCCTACAAACGCTCCTGTAAAGAAGCCGCCACCACGAATATAATCATCCGATAATTTCTTGGATTCAAATGTAATATCTATTTTATGCCACTCTTCTTTATTAAAAGAATATGAATAGTAATAGTTTTCCTTTTCAACTGTTACTTTTAAATATATATATTCCGCTTCACTTGGGACACTAATTTTATTCTTTAATGGTTGAGAGAACGAGAAGTTATCATTAACCGTTAAATCAAGAATGCGTCCAAGCTCTTCATCGTATGTTACTTGCAGCGCTGTCCAATTTTCGGTGTTGTAGTAATTCACTAATCCTGCAGCTTGTTGTATGTTTTCTGGTGTAAAAACTACTGCTGTTTCTGCCTCAAACTGAAGACTTTGCCAACGTCTAGCTACATAAGATTGTGTAAACGTAGATGTTAATGATTCTTGACCAAATAAGCGTAAATGATTAGGTTTTTCTGTTAAGGAACCTAATTGTTCTGTAAATGGAATACGTAGTGTTTGAAAATTAATATTTAGCTTGTCTTGATCAAATTCATCCACAACTGGATAAGTAGAAGGAAACTTTGTTTCAGGAATGTTTGGCGCTTCTACTTCTAGACTTCCTTCTTTTCCTCCTACTACATATGGCCAGTCTTCTTTCCATTCAAGCTTTTGAATAGCTGTTTCCCTTCCTAATGGACAGTATCCTCTTTGTTGAATAATAGAAGCATCATCTGGATGGATAGGACGTCCAGTTAAATGAGCTAAATACCATTCACCTGTATGTGTTTGAACAATAGAAGCATGTCCACATTTTTGCAATGGATTTCTAGGGTCGTGCCAAGATGTTAAAATCGGGTTATTTGGATGAACCTCATACGGACCTTCTATGTTTTTGGAACGGGCAATCGTTGCAGCATGCTCATACTCTGTTCCACCTTCTGCTGTTAACAAGTAATAATATTCACCGATATGATAAAGATGTGGCGCTTCCGTTAATTTAATATCCGTACCTTTAAAAATATTTTGAGGTTTATTGATTAACTTCTTCTGCTCTGTGCAATATTCTTGCATCACAATTCCACCGAACGGGTGACGATCTATTCGTTGGTCCCACAGCATATTTAACAAATATTTCTTACCGTCCGTGTCATGGAACAAGGAGGCATCAAATCCAGAACTATTTAATTTAACTGGCTCTCCCCAATCACCATCAACCGTTTCAGAAGTAACCAAATAGTTATGACAATCCTTCCAGGCACCATCTACTACTTTCACATCTGTATAAATAAGCCAAAACTTTCCGTCACTATAACTTAAGCAAGGTGCCCACACACCACCAGAGTTAGGATTTCCTTTCATATCTAGTTGAGATACTCTTTGTAAAGGGTGTGCAACCAATTCCCAATTTACTAAATCCTTAGAATGATGAATTTGTACTCCTGGGAACCATTCGAAGGTCGATACTGCAATATAATAGTCTTCTCCAACTCTACAAATACTTGGATCTGGATTAAATCCTTTAAGTACTGGGTTGATAATCTTCATCTTAACATCCTCCTCATAACTACGCTTCAATAGAATAAGTACTTTTAATGGTTATAGATTAATCGTTTAGTAAAACTATTATTTAGCCTCAAATTCTTCAATGTTATCTAAGTAAATTTTATCTCGGTTCTCTAATTCTCTTATCATTTTGTCATATGTCTTTTCATCAAGATTATAGAAATTGATATCAACCATTGCTAATATTAAGAAAATTACCGGTACAACAGTTGTTGTAATAAGAATTCCCATTAATGCCTCTGGAGTTTGAACTTGATTGGCAATATAGCCGAATTTGTCCAAAATTAAGCCTGGGACAATACCGCCAAGGGCCATACCAAATTTAAAAAAGAATCCGATAATAGCATAAATCAAACCACCCATTCGTTTTCCAGTCTTATATTCCCCATATTCAATGGTTTCTGGAATAAGCGCCCACATATAGCCTCCAGCTGTAAGACTTCCTGCTGCAGCAACTAGACGGAAAATAAGAACAAGGGCCACATTGCTAGGCGGAATAACGAGCAAAGCTAAAAGGCCAACAATATTTAATAGTAATGCATAGTTTAATAGCCTCTTTTTACCAAGCGCTTTACTAATTTTAGGTAAAAACGGAAGTACTACTAAAGCAGGCAAACTTCCAAGTAACCCATACCACTTTACTAAATCTTCTCTACCTAGATTATATGTTACATAGTAGATTCCTACAGAGTTACTAATAGAGTTAACACCAAAGATAATGATAAAGAAAATACTTAAAACTACTAATGGACGATTAATACGAAATTGCTCAAAGATATCGGTTAACTTAACTTTTTCTACCGTTTTTTGTAATACTACACGCTCTTTTGTACTCTTAAAGCAGAAAATTAATAGACAAGCGCCAATAACTCCTAAAATACTCATCGTTAACTGCCAGCCAAGCGCAGAATTTTCTGTAGTATTTCCTAGAAATGTTGATAATAACGGAACAAAAAAGGCTACTACTAATCCACCTACGTTCGCTAAAATCATTCGAACCGATGTAATACTAACTACTTCTTGATTATTTCTTGTCATAGCAGAAGTTAATGCACCATATGGAACATTTATTGTTGTATAAACAAGTGATAAACCAACGTAAGTAATATAAGCATAGATTAATTTTCCAGCACTTGAAAAATCAGGCGTCGTAAAGCATAGAATTGCTAATATTGCAAAAGGAAAAGCACCGAATAGAAGGTACGGTCTAAAGCGACCAAACTTTGTATTGGTTCTATCAACAATTGTTCCAATAAAAGGATCTGCAAGGGCATCAATGATACGAACTACTAAAAACATTGTACCTGCTGCAGCTGCTGATAACCCATAAACATCGGTGTAAAAAAATAAAAGGTAGGTTGAAACTGTTGTGTAAATCAAATTACATGCAAAATCTCCTGATGCATAGCCAAATTTCTCATTTAAACTAATTTTTTTCAAATTTTCACTTGTCATCATCTTTCCTCCTTTAAAAGCCTCCTGCCAATGCTACCTAACTCCAAAAAGAAGTTCTTTATCTAGTTAGTTGCTTTTAAAGCATCTTAAGAGTTTCTTGTATCTTATTATCTTTTCTTTCATGCATACTAGTTTCTACTTGGTCACATTGGAACCGTTTCCACTTTGGATAATAAATAGCCCTTTGCCATATATCCGTTCCTTCACCAGTATAAATACTGATTCTGTCTAACTTACCTGACTCTTGTTAGATCACAGAAAGATCTCAAGTAGACTAATCAAATTTTTCCTATCCATAATTTGTGTAAACCTAAATTCACCTCGCATTTCCTCTTTGATGAGCTAACAGGAACAAATTATTTTTTTAACCAGTTAGTTTGTTCGTCGTATAAACTAAGTTAAACCTTTTTGTAAGCGTTTGTCAATCATTTCACACAAATTACATAAAATTTGGGCTAATTCTATTAAGCTTATATTTAAATTTTTCACGTAGACCTTATCAATCATTTTGGCTTTTTGACAGATATTTTTCAAAAAAAAAGAACTTCCATTTTTCAATGAAAGTCCTGATTATCTTATATTTAATGCCGGCAAAAACAAAAACAGCGAGCTCTTTCTGGATCAGCCTTTTTCAAAGCTATAAATGCTATTAATTTTAACATAGCCGCTCAAAAAAATTTTTTTCTCTCCTACTTTTGCTCTCTTCATTTCCATTCCAGCATTTAGTTATAAATGGCTTTTTTCTCACTTAAACCAAGTGTCTGTGCAGTTAATGTATGAACTTCATGCAAAAGCTCTGGATTTTCCTTCAAAGAAACTCCATATGATGGAATCATTTCTTTTAATTTTGATTCCCATGCTGGAAGTTGTTCCGGAAAACATTTTCGAATAACTTCCAGCATTACATGAACAGCAGTTGATGCTCCAGGTGAAGCCCCAAGCAATGCTGCAATAGAACCATCAGCAGCAGTTACAACTTCTGTTCCAAATTGAAGTGTTCCTTTGCCTCCAGCTTCTGTATCTTTGATAACCTGCACACGCTGTCCAGCCACAACAAGTTCCCAATCTTCTGCTTTAGCATTCGGAATAAATTCACGTAACTCTTCTATCCGCTTCTCTTTGGATAACATAAGCTGCTGAATTAAATAGCTTGTTAAAGACATATTTTTGGCACCTGCTGCTAACATAGTGAACAAGTTATCTGGTTTGACAGATGTAATTAAGTCAAACATCGAGCCTGTTTTTAAGAATTTTGGCGAGAAGCCAGCGAAAGGACCAAATAGTAAAGACTTTTTATTGTCAATAAAACGTGTATCTAAATGGGGAACAGACATTGGCGGCGCTCCAACCTTTGCTTTCCCATATACTTTTGCATGATGCTTTGCAACAATTTCTGGATTTTTACATACTAAAAATATACCACTTACAGGGAATCCGCCCATATGCTTCCCTTCAGGAATACCAGATTTCTGCAGTAAATGCAGACTACCACCTCCGCCTCCAATAAAGACAAATTTAGCAGAATGAGTTTCTGTAGCACCACTATCCAGATTTTGTACTTTCACATCCCACAAGCCATCTGATGTACGTTTTAAATCATTTACACTATGCTTGTAGTTAATTCTCACATCTTTCTGCGCTAAATCAGCAAACAATAGTCGCGTTAATGCGCCAAAATTTACATCTGTGCCTGAATCAATCTTCGTTGCCGCAATCGGCTCCTTTGAATCACGATTCTGCATAATAAGAGGTATCCACTCTTTCAGTTTTTCTGGGTCCTTTGAAAATTCCATTCCTTCAAATAATGGATTACTTACCATTGCTTCAAACCGCTTCTGTAAAAACGCTACATTCTTTTCCCCTAATACTAAACTCATATGAGGTAATGGCATAATAAAGTCATCTGGATTATGTATTACTTGATTATTTACAAGATAAGACCAAAATTGCAAGGAAACTTGAAACTGTTCGTTAATTTCTAACGCCTTTTTAATGTCTACAGAGCCATCTGGTTTTTCCACTGTGTAGTTTAGCTCACAAAGTGCTGCATGCCCTGTTCCCGCATTATTCCATTCATTGGAGCTTTCTTCTCCTGCGCTTGCTAATTTTTCAAATACTGTAATTTTTAAATCCGGGTTTAATTCTTTTAATAGCATCCCTAGCGTTGCACTCATAATCCCTGCACCAATTAAAATAACGTCTGTTTTCGTTTCTTTTCTGCTCATTTTAACCTTCCTTATACTCTTAGATTTTCAGAAAAAATGTAAGCGTTCCCTTTTTAATGCAATTAAACTTGTCATACATCATTTCTGTCTCAAGCATTACTTGGTTAAAGCTTCGTTTATTTTCAAAAAATTTTAAATAGTTATCTTTTATTATACGATAGTTATTCATTTTTTTAAAGCCAGAAATGAACAAGAATTGTCCCAAAAAAAGAAGCCCTACCCTAGCAAAAAACTGGGATAAGGCATTGATATGCAATTTATCAATAAAATATGACTTCCATCAACCTTGTATTTAAAATGCAGGGATTGCTGTTTCCGCATATTTTTCTTCTAAAAATTTACGAACCTCTGGGCTTGTCATAGCTTCTGCTAGCTTTTGAATTGGTTCCCAATCTGCATTATCCTTACGAGCTACTAATGTAATCGCAAAGTCATTTTCTACTCCCTCTGTTAGCAATGCATCGCTTTTTGGTGTTAAGCCAAGCGGTGATGCATAAGCTGGTGTCATCACAACTAGATCAGCGTCATCATACATTCTCGCAAGCATTAATAAATCAACTTCCTCAAACTTTAAGTTTTTCGGATTTTCTACAATATCAGCTTTTGTATAATAAGGACCTGTTTTCTCTTTTAAGGTAATCACATCATGTTGTGCTAATAATGCTAAAGAACGGTCAATATTGGAAACATCATTTGCAATCGCAATTACCGCATCCTCTGGCACTTTATCCATAGAATCATATTCTTTTGAATATACACCATAGTTTGCAAAATAGATTGCTTTAACAGGGACTAGCTCTGCATCATTACTGCGGTTGAATTCCTCCATATACGGAACGTGTTGGAAAAAGTTTGCATCTACTTCACCTGCTGCAAGAGCAGTATTTGGTTGCACATTATCACTTAATACAACCATATCCAGATTGATGCCTTCCTCTGCTAATGTCGGTTTAACAAGTTCAAGAATTTCAGTCATTGGAGGAATTAAGGAAGCAACCTTCAATGTTACTTCTTCTTTCTCTTTATTTTGCTCATCCTTTTGGTCAGTTTCAGTATTGTCTTTTCCACAACCTGCCAAAATAAATAAACCTATCATCATTAAAAATAGAATTTTCTTCATTCGTTTATCTCCTATCATTTACCTTTTATCAAGTATTTTTGCAATGGCTGTACCAGTAAATTGTATAGCCTGTACTAATATTACCATAATAATGATCATATAAATCATTAAGTCTGTTTTAAATTGTTGATACCCATAGCGAATGGCAAAATCTCCAATACCACCGCCTCCAACGACTCCCATGATGGTCGAATAAGAAATAAAGCTAATAATCGATGTTGTTAAGCCTAATACAAGTCCAGAACGAGCTTCCACATAAAGAAATTTAAAGATTACTTCTTTTACAGATGCGCCCATTGAAATGGCTGCTTCTATTACACCCTTCGGCACTTCCAATAAAGATTGCTCAACTAATCGAGAATAGTGGGCAATGGCGATAATGGATAATGGAACAGTCGCAGCAGCTGTACCAATCGCAGTTCCTATAAGAATTCTTGTAAACGGAATTAAAAAGACAACCAATAGTAAAAATGGAAACGAACGAATAATATTTACTACTAAATTCAACGTAGAAAAAAGAAATG from Niallia sp. FSL W8-0635 carries:
- a CDS encoding BglG family transcription antiterminator; its protein translation is MLSSRMKQVLRELLAADTPVTGEYLATVNHVTARTTREDIKNLDALLNNHGAKIISVISKGYTLEIWDKPVFQQYLHSIFVENTLSHVGIPKTPEDRVNYIIIRFLLNDHYLKLDDLADELFVSKSTIQQDIKNVKEILQKYDITLEARPNYGLKAVGDEIKVRFCLSEYVLDRKKQTTNTIDNPLPSIFEDENMAAIQDIILKQIKKYQITLSDIAINNLFIHIVIAQKRIVSGHYVGILHADMDEIEQQREYHVANEIVKEVEKLYQNKFPKAEIAYIAMHLLGTKLVTQKKGHIDHVIEDDILQLVHFVLSKMEEKLDLGIEKDEELIFGMSMHLKPAVNRIKYGMNIRNPMLNEIKNNYPLAYEAGIIAGLAIKEYTGIEMDENEIGYLALHIGAAMERTKLRSGPKRCLVVCASGLGTAQLIYYKLKSYFGSNLEVIGTTEYYMLDQYNLNEIDFIVSSIPIKDSFAVPVIEVNAILKESDLKAIEKFILKQNNHQPIESFFLQDLVFLKKRFQTQEEVLTFLHAQLMEQGLVGNAFLDAVYEREKVAPTSYGNLVAIPHPITPQTEKTFLCVCTLEKPINWNNNTVQIVFLLCVKKNSQEDLQEMYDVLGKFIEDHTSVHKILKANTYEEFMRVMKEA
- a CDS encoding PTS lactose/cellobiose transporter subunit IIA, with translation METDNKMTEIAFQIILFAGNGRSCAMEAIQEAKEGNFEEADRLLEEASAELGKAHGFQTKLLQEEASGNGAGVNVILVHSQDHLMTAITVRDLATEIIEIYRNK
- a CDS encoding PTS sugar transporter subunit IIB; this translates as MKRILLACSSGMSTSLLVSKMRDAAKEKGMEVEIWAVAQDKAQTDMERADVLLIGPQMRFLKKKLAAAAETVGIPLDVIDPIAYGRIDGLAVLNKALELIENNK
- a CDS encoding glycoside hydrolase family 1 protein; translated protein: MTVQYKFPEGFWWGSATSATQIEGAANEAGKGKNIWDHWYEAEPNRFFDNVGPETTSNFYYQYKEDIQLMKEIGHNSFRLSISWSRLIPNGRGEVNPEAISFYNNVIDELLANGIEPFVTLYHFDMPLEMQNIGGWENREVVDAYQSYALQCFQLFGDRVKKWFTFNEPIVPVEGGYLYDFHYPNIVDFKKAAQVAYHTVLAHAKAVQAFRGWNKDNDTKIGIVLNLTPSYPRSQNPYDLKAANICDLFFNRSFLDPAVLGEYPKELVEILREHGQLPNVEQGDLELLKENTVDILGVNYYQPRRVKAKEHLPNPYSPFMPEWFFDSYEMPGRKMNPYRGWEIYEKGIYDIMVNLKENYGNVESFISENGMGVQDEERFLKDGQIQDDYRIEFIEGHLQWLHKSLEEGCNVKGYHLWTFMDNWSWSNAYKNRYGFISVDIKTQQRTPKKSAYWFKNVAKNNGF
- a CDS encoding MFS transporter, producing MTSENLKKISLNEKFGYASGDFACNLIYTTVSTYLLFFYTDVYGLSAAAAGTMFLVVRIIDALADPFIGTIVDRTNTKFGRFRPYLLFGAFPFAILAILCFTTPDFSSAGKLIYAYITYVGLSLVYTTINVPYGALTSAMTRNNQEVVSITSVRMILANVGGLVVAFFVPLLSTFLGNTTENSALGWQLTMSILGVIGACLLIFCFKSTKERVVLQKTVEKVKLTDIFEQFRINRPLVVLSIFFIIIFGVNSISNSVGIYYVTYNLGREDLVKWYGLLGSLPALVVLPFLPKISKALGKKRLLNYALLLNIVGLLALLVIPPSNVALVLIFRLVAAAGSLTAGGYMWALIPETIEYGEYKTGKRMGGLIYAIIGFFFKFGMALGGIVPGLILDKFGYIANQVQTPEALMGILITTTVVPVIFLILAMVDINFYNLDEKTYDKMIRELENRDKIYLDNIEEFEAK
- a CDS encoding malate:quinone oxidoreductase, whose product is MSRKETKTDVILIGAGIMSATLGMLLKELNPDLKITVFEKLASAGEESSNEWNNAGTGHAALCELNYTVEKPDGSVDIKKALEINEQFQVSLQFWSYLVNNQVIHNPDDFIMPLPHMSLVLGEKNVAFLQKRFEAMVSNPLFEGMEFSKDPEKLKEWIPLIMQNRDSKEPIAATKIDSGTDVNFGALTRLLFADLAQKDVRINYKHSVNDLKRTSDGLWDVKVQNLDSGATETHSAKFVFIGGGGGSLHLLQKSGIPEGKHMGGFPVSGIFLVCKNPEIVAKHHAKVYGKAKVGAPPMSVPHLDTRFIDNKKSLLFGPFAGFSPKFLKTGSMFDLITSVKPDNLFTMLAAGAKNMSLTSYLIQQLMLSKEKRIEELREFIPNAKAEDWELVVAGQRVQVIKDTEAGGKGTLQFGTEVVTAADGSIAALLGASPGASTAVHVMLEVIRKCFPEQLPAWESKLKEMIPSYGVSLKENPELLHEVHTLTAQTLGLSEKKAIYN
- the xynB gene encoding xylan 1,4-beta-xylosidase is translated as MKIINPVLKGFNPDPSICRVGEDYYIAVSTFEWFPGVQIHHSKDLVNWELVAHPLQRVSQLDMKGNPNSGGVWAPCLSYSDGKFWLIYTDVKVVDGAWKDCHNYLVTSETVDGDWGEPVKLNSSGFDASLFHDTDGKKYLLNMLWDQRIDRHPFGGIVMQEYCTEQKKLINKPQNIFKGTDIKLTEAPHLYHIGEYYYLLTAEGGTEYEHAATIARSKNIEGPYEVHPNNPILTSWHDPRNPLQKCGHASIVQTHTGEWYLAHLTGRPIHPDDASIIQQRGYCPLGRETAIQKLEWKEDWPYVVGGKEGSLEVEAPNIPETKFPSTYPVVDEFDQDKLNINFQTLRIPFTEQLGSLTEKPNHLRLFGQESLTSTFTQSYVARRWQSLQFEAETAVVFTPENIQQAAGLVNYYNTENWTALQVTYDEELGRILDLTVNDNFSFSQPLKNKISVPSEAEYIYLKVTVEKENYYYSYSFNKEEWHKIDITFESKKLSDDYIRGGGFFTGAFVGMQCQDTSGQNIPADFKYFRYEEKE
- the celB gene encoding PTS cellobiose transporter subunit IIC, producing MNKFMEVLENILLPIAEKLNNNRYLAALRDGFMVALPLIIFGSIFVVIANFPFLDKWISPEAYASYQNALGPASAATLSIMGLFVIMGIGYKLTQHYGLEAIYGAVVGVASFLILNPQELGEVTGVIPTAILGAQGMFLGIFTAFLSAELYRLFVKKNLTIKMPPGVPESVSRSFSALIPITLTLTIFLIIRILFSFTPFETVQNFIYTIIQEPLTALGSSLPATIVVVLLIQLFWFFGLHGQIIMNSVLDPIWYALNDQNFSAFQAGTELPNVVTKQFMDTFLVGMGGTGMTLGVVILIFLIGKSRQTKELGKLGGPAGIFNVNEPIIFGLPIIMNPLVLIPWLLAPVVVTVITYLSMSAGIVPKPAGIIVPWTTPIGISGFLATGNDWRGAALQIFNLVVVMLIWWPFLKVLDKNYYETEKKG